A single region of the Candidatus Manganitrophaceae bacterium genome encodes:
- a CDS encoding acetolactate synthase large subunit, which translates to MQTAAKLLIRCLEHEGVEYIFGIPGEENLDVMDALRESSIRFLTVRHEQGAAFMADVYGRLTGRAGVCLATLGPGATNLVTGMADANMDYAPIVGIAGQGATTRMHKESHQILDLVNLFEPITKYSTEIRDPGVIPEIVRKAFKVAEAEKPGGTFISFPENIAAAEISEDVAPLRVQSAFSPSPPDEKVRQAIKIIDEARFPIIMAGNGVVRSVASDALLAFAEKLKIPVTKTFMAKGVIPSSHPLSLGTVGLQAHDYVACGFDRADVVICVGFDMVEYHPHLWHPGKDKKIIHIHQSAAEVDSHYILEAGVIGDITTSLNRIAEGAKEKEGLQVETLRDAIDGELDCYADDDGMPMKPQRILSDTRRVMGAEDILISDVGAHKMWIARLYRGERPNTCIISNGFASMGIGVPGAIAAKLVHPERRVLTITGDAGFMMNSQEIETALRYELPIVIMIWNDSEYGLIKWHQERRFGRSGHISFNNPDFVKYAESFGAKGYRVEQADALVPTLEKAFNDRTVVVIDVPVDYSENMKLTKKLGDLICPI; encoded by the coding sequence ATGCAGACTGCGGCGAAGCTGTTGATTCGTTGTCTGGAACATGAAGGGGTCGAGTATATTTTTGGGATTCCTGGTGAGGAAAACCTGGATGTGATGGATGCTTTGCGAGAGAGTTCTATTCGCTTCCTGACGGTCCGGCATGAGCAGGGTGCTGCATTTATGGCAGATGTGTACGGGCGTTTGACCGGTCGTGCCGGAGTCTGTCTGGCGACACTCGGTCCTGGGGCAACCAACCTGGTGACGGGAATGGCAGATGCAAATATGGATTATGCCCCGATCGTGGGCATAGCCGGCCAGGGGGCAACGACACGTATGCACAAAGAAAGTCACCAGATCCTTGATCTGGTGAACCTGTTTGAGCCGATTACCAAGTACAGCACTGAGATCCGTGACCCTGGAGTTATTCCTGAGATTGTACGCAAGGCATTCAAGGTTGCTGAGGCGGAAAAACCGGGCGGGACATTTATCAGCTTCCCGGAGAATATTGCAGCCGCAGAAATATCTGAGGATGTCGCTCCTTTACGGGTACAAAGCGCATTCAGTCCCTCTCCTCCGGACGAAAAGGTCCGGCAAGCGATCAAAATTATTGATGAGGCACGCTTTCCTATTATCATGGCTGGGAACGGTGTCGTACGAAGTGTTGCCAGTGATGCCCTCCTTGCCTTTGCTGAGAAACTGAAGATCCCGGTGACCAAAACCTTCATGGCAAAGGGGGTCATTCCCTCTTCGCATCCTCTTTCGCTCGGGACGGTTGGCCTGCAGGCACATGACTATGTCGCTTGTGGTTTTGATCGGGCGGACGTGGTGATCTGTGTTGGTTTCGATATGGTGGAATATCACCCGCATTTGTGGCATCCCGGAAAAGACAAGAAAATCATACATATTCATCAGAGCGCTGCGGAAGTGGATAGCCATTACATTCTTGAAGCCGGGGTGATCGGAGATATCACAACATCACTGAACCGTATCGCGGAAGGGGCAAAGGAGAAAGAGGGGCTTCAGGTGGAGACCTTAAGGGATGCGATCGACGGCGAGTTGGACTGTTATGCCGATGATGATGGCATGCCGATGAAACCTCAGCGAATTCTATCTGACACGCGTCGGGTGATGGGCGCGGAGGATATTCTGATTTCGGATGTTGGTGCGCACAAGATGTGGATTGCCCGTTTGTACCGCGGTGAACGTCCCAATACCTGTATTATTTCCAATGGTTTTGCCTCAATGGGCATTGGCGTCCCCGGCGCGATTGCGGCGAAACTTGTCCACCCCGAGCGACGGGTTCTGACGATCACGGGGGATGCCGGTTTTATGATGAACTCCCAGGAGATTGAAACAGCGCTTCGTTATGAACTCCCCATCGTGATCATGATCTGGAATGACAGTGAATACGGCCTGATCAAGTGGCATCAGGAGCGCCGCTTCGGAAGATCCGGACATATCAGTTTTAATAATCCGGATTTTGTGAAATATGCGGAATCTTTTGGTGCAAAGGGCTACCGTGTTGAGCAGGCCGACGCCTTGGTTCCTACTCTGGAAAAGGCATTTAATGATCGCACGGTCGTGGTGATTGATGTCCCGGTTGATTACTCTGAAAACATGAAACTGACGAAGAAACTGGGCGATCTGATTTGTCCCATTTAA